From the genome of Impatiens glandulifera chromosome 9, dImpGla2.1, whole genome shotgun sequence, one region includes:
- the LOC124914884 gene encoding uncharacterized protein LOC124914884, which yields MASMITQRSSSSMIIKAPTLGRLSFNFFRNLSSSAPVDSSASLEEVATKKPKRKRPKNLIEVVQFLPNWGIGYHMAKKHWKNVSYEITKINLYKDGRHGKAWGLAYKDGKYHVYIF from the exons ATGGCGAGTATGATAACACAGAGATCATCTTCTTCGATGATAATCAAGGCCCCCACCTTGGGGAGAttatcattcaacttcttcagAAACCTCAGTAGTTCTGCCCCCGTCGATTCTTCTGCTTCGTTGGAAGAGGTTGCCACGAAGAAGCCGAAGCGAAAGAGACCGAAGAATCTAATCGAGGTTGTTCAGTTTCTTCCTAACTGGGGAATCGGTTACCATATGGCCAAGAAACACTGGAAAAATGTTTCTTACGAgataaccaaaatcaatctttACAAG GATGGTAGACATGGAAAGGCTTGGGGACTTGCTTATAAGGATGGTAAGTATCACGTTTACATCTTTTGA